A genome region from Alicyclobacillus acidocaldarius subsp. acidocaldarius DSM 446 includes the following:
- a CDS encoding ribosomal-processing cysteine protease Prp, which produces MIELDVLLRGEGLEGFRVRGHAGYAEAGRDIVCAAVSVLVYNFINSAERFADTPLEVRDRGDELLCRFPPALNSRAKLLFDSMLFGIEQVAEQYPDHVRIRRVRAR; this is translated from the coding sequence ATGATCGAGCTTGACGTCCTCCTGCGCGGTGAAGGGCTGGAGGGCTTTCGCGTTCGCGGTCACGCGGGTTACGCGGAGGCGGGGCGCGATATCGTCTGTGCGGCCGTCAGCGTGTTGGTGTACAATTTCATCAACTCGGCGGAGCGGTTTGCGGATACGCCCCTCGAGGTGCGAGATCGAGGCGATGAATTGTTGTGTCGCTTTCCTCCGGCGCTGAATTCACGCGCAAAGTTGTTGTTCGACAGCATGCTGTTCGGGATCGAACAGGTCGCGGAGCAGTACCCGGACCATGTGCGCATTCGGCGCGTTCGTGCGCGCTGA
- the rplU gene encoding 50S ribosomal protein L21 codes for MYAIVETGGKQYKVSQGDTLVVEKLEGEVGSEIVLDKVLLVQNEGQVQVGSPYLQGAKVVAKVVEHGRGEKIIVFKYKPKKNYHKKQGHRQPYTKLTVESIQLA; via the coding sequence ATGTACGCGATTGTGGAGACTGGTGGGAAGCAGTACAAGGTGAGCCAGGGCGACACCCTCGTCGTGGAGAAGCTCGAGGGTGAGGTCGGATCGGAAATCGTCTTGGACAAGGTCCTTCTCGTTCAGAACGAAGGCCAGGTCCAGGTGGGCTCGCCTTATCTTCAAGGGGCGAAGGTCGTCGCGAAGGTCGTGGAACACGGCCGAGGCGAAAAGATCATCGTGTTCAAGTACAAGCCCAAGAAGAATTACCACAAAAAGCAAGGTCATCGTCAGCCGTACACCAAGCTCACGGTGGAGTCCATTCAGCTCGCATGA
- a CDS encoding site-2 protease family protein has protein sequence MTSGRARAVRQGARVNIHPLFVLSAFAACVAHMALQVAILFLCVLLHELGHAAVARALGYKVEAIELLPFGGVVKLANGDLGCVPRHEALVAIAGPAVNLGLGWLGLTLAASGVSSSEAYRAWVALNLWLAVFNLLPCLPLDGGRLWRSSRSRSVGYARATEGAYRMGFVIAALLMTLGVIAFFAGRPHIGALVLGLFLAVSAWQGLRDVRVDIVRFLDAKRRRSEPVARARALVARIDTPVRHVVRQFAPDRVHMVYVLDDQDRVIDIVEERDIVEAVFAGKWDTPVSELSNPGVVDVSKL, from the coding sequence ATGACGTCCGGCAGGGCGAGGGCTGTGCGCCAGGGGGCGCGGGTGAACATTCACCCGCTCTTTGTGTTGTCGGCCTTTGCGGCGTGTGTCGCGCATATGGCCCTCCAAGTGGCCATCCTGTTCCTATGCGTCCTCCTGCACGAACTGGGTCATGCGGCGGTGGCGCGCGCGTTGGGCTACAAGGTTGAAGCCATCGAGCTTTTGCCGTTTGGTGGCGTCGTGAAGCTCGCGAACGGCGATCTTGGGTGTGTTCCCCGCCACGAAGCGTTGGTCGCCATCGCCGGGCCTGCGGTCAACCTCGGGCTGGGATGGCTAGGTCTCACGCTCGCGGCGAGCGGCGTTTCGTCGTCGGAAGCTTACCGCGCCTGGGTGGCGCTCAATCTGTGGCTCGCTGTGTTCAATCTGCTTCCCTGCCTTCCCTTGGACGGCGGGCGGCTGTGGCGGTCGAGCCGAAGCCGCAGCGTAGGGTACGCGCGCGCGACGGAAGGAGCGTACCGGATGGGCTTTGTGATCGCAGCGTTGCTCATGACGCTCGGCGTGATCGCATTCTTTGCCGGCAGGCCGCACATCGGCGCGCTTGTCCTTGGCCTATTTCTCGCCGTCTCGGCATGGCAGGGCCTGAGGGACGTGCGCGTGGACATCGTTCGCTTTTTGGACGCGAAGCGCAGGCGCTCGGAACCTGTCGCACGCGCGCGCGCGCTCGTGGCGCGGATAGATACGCCGGTTCGCCATGTTGTCCGACAGTTTGCGCCGGATCGCGTCCACATGGTGTACGTGCTCGATGATCAGGACCGGGTGATCGACATCGTGGAGGAAAGGGACATTGTCGAGGCCGTGTTTGCTGGGAAGTGGGACACGCCGGTGTCCGAACTGTCGAATCCTGGCGTTGTGGATGTTTCAAAGTTGTGA
- a CDS encoding murein hydrolase activator EnvC family protein, whose amino-acid sequence MPRNLGAWSWKRQEPSRADDSNGSEADARQAPSRWTTGDSGGGDWPESPLSPYGSADDDGGIRQVESAAWLRPVRLRSPRSARGFQPHAAGKKGAARGTPRLTWQLFGALVLVAAGYALEHDPRIPSSIAAHAVDAFDADYTSHVQPALDRLLASLRVRPISLGVVQAAGMRAPVFGRVIQGYGPNHPEVWVQGDAGDPVQAAAPGTVLGVYQTGHTYLVKIDHGMDGIALYGGLGSVAVHPDDVVLAGQEIGTLPSRPAHPVFQFSLEKDGKYENPQRWISFAGGSA is encoded by the coding sequence ATGCCACGAAATCTCGGAGCCTGGTCGTGGAAACGACAGGAGCCCTCTCGGGCGGACGATTCGAACGGTTCTGAGGCCGATGCTCGCCAGGCGCCAAGTCGGTGGACGACGGGCGACTCAGGTGGCGGGGACTGGCCGGAGTCGCCGCTTTCCCCATACGGGTCAGCGGACGACGACGGGGGAATTCGGCAGGTCGAGAGCGCGGCCTGGCTTCGCCCGGTGCGATTGCGCTCCCCGAGATCCGCGCGCGGATTTCAGCCTCATGCGGCCGGAAAAAAGGGCGCGGCGCGCGGAACGCCTCGGTTGACCTGGCAGCTGTTTGGTGCGCTGGTGCTCGTGGCCGCGGGCTACGCGCTGGAACACGATCCGCGGATTCCTTCGTCCATCGCCGCGCATGCCGTCGATGCGTTCGATGCGGACTACACGTCTCACGTGCAGCCTGCGCTGGATCGCCTGTTGGCTTCGCTCCGCGTCCGCCCCATCTCGCTCGGCGTGGTTCAGGCTGCGGGCATGCGGGCGCCCGTCTTCGGTCGCGTGATCCAGGGCTACGGCCCCAATCATCCGGAAGTCTGGGTGCAGGGAGATGCTGGCGATCCGGTGCAGGCAGCGGCGCCTGGGACCGTGTTGGGCGTGTATCAGACGGGTCACACGTATTTGGTGAAGATCGATCACGGCATGGACGGGATCGCGCTGTACGGCGGCTTGGGTTCCGTCGCGGTGCACCCGGACGATGTCGTCCTCGCCGGGCAGGAGATTGGGACCTTGCCCAGCCGCCCCGCTCATCCCGTGTTTCAATTTTCGCTCGAGAAAGACGGAAAATATGAGAATCCACAGCGATGGATATCGTTTGCAGGAGGCAGCGCATGA
- the minD gene encoding septum site-determining protein MinD, translating into MGTAIVMTSGKGGVGKTTTTANVSTALALLGKKVCMVDADIGLRNLDVVMGLENRIIYDIVDVANGDCRLEQALIRDKRFEHLVLLPAAQTKDKRALSVEKMVELVNELKQSFDFVMIDCPAGIEEGFRVAVAPADMAIVVTTPEHTAVRDADRVLGLLERDKVGEPRLIVNRIRPDMVKRGDMLDIDEIVQVLGCDLLGVIPDDERVIRNSNRGEPVVLDTSVPAATAYRNIARRILGESVPLMHLEEKAGLWGRFRKWVGGR; encoded by the coding sequence GTGGGCACCGCAATTGTGATGACATCCGGCAAAGGCGGCGTGGGCAAGACCACGACCACGGCCAATGTGTCGACGGCGCTCGCCCTCCTTGGGAAAAAGGTGTGTATGGTGGACGCCGATATTGGGCTGAGGAACCTTGACGTCGTGATGGGGCTGGAGAACCGGATCATCTACGACATCGTCGACGTGGCCAACGGCGATTGTCGACTCGAACAGGCGCTCATCCGCGACAAGCGATTCGAACACCTCGTCTTGCTCCCGGCCGCGCAGACCAAGGACAAGCGGGCGCTCTCCGTCGAAAAAATGGTTGAATTGGTGAACGAACTCAAGCAGTCGTTCGATTTCGTGATGATCGACTGTCCCGCAGGGATCGAGGAAGGGTTTCGGGTGGCCGTTGCGCCGGCCGACATGGCTATCGTCGTCACGACCCCGGAACACACGGCGGTGCGGGATGCGGACCGCGTGCTCGGGCTGTTGGAGCGGGACAAGGTCGGGGAGCCAAGGCTTATCGTCAATCGCATCCGTCCGGACATGGTGAAGCGCGGAGACATGTTGGATATTGACGAGATCGTCCAGGTTTTGGGTTGCGATCTCCTCGGCGTGATTCCGGATGACGAACGGGTCATCCGAAACAGCAACCGCGGCGAACCCGTCGTGTTGGACACGTCCGTCCCCGCCGCAACGGCGTATCGCAACATCGCAAGGCGGATCCTCGGCGAATCCGTCCCGCTCATGCACCTCGAAGAGAAAGCGGGACTTTGGGGTCGATTCCGCAAGTGGGTGGGCGGCCGCTGA
- a CDS encoding septum site-determining protein MinC produces MDHRPPVTVKGTREGLTFLLDERADVERVCAYLETLITGETGKLFEGPTVDVYVDYGKRSLTPQETWRILDVFRKRDNFLVRAWGSAPEARDASRRHHEARAQHIYHGLVRSGQPLSFDGDVVIIGDVNPSAVVEATGDIYVFGRLLGIAHAGVGGDETAIVAAAEFAPMQIRIADVVSRAPQMRATMEYAYLEGREMRVAEMKYFLPWHKLRKRSGREERR; encoded by the coding sequence ATGGATCATAGGCCTCCGGTGACTGTGAAGGGCACGCGCGAAGGACTCACGTTCTTGCTCGATGAGCGAGCGGACGTGGAACGCGTCTGCGCGTATCTCGAGACCCTCATCACGGGCGAAACCGGAAAGCTGTTCGAAGGCCCCACTGTGGACGTGTACGTCGATTACGGCAAGCGATCCTTGACCCCCCAGGAGACCTGGCGCATTCTCGACGTGTTCCGGAAGCGAGACAACTTCCTGGTGAGGGCTTGGGGCAGCGCTCCGGAGGCGCGCGACGCTTCGCGCCGTCACCATGAGGCGCGCGCGCAACATATCTATCACGGCTTGGTGCGTTCAGGGCAACCCCTGTCCTTTGACGGGGATGTGGTGATCATCGGGGATGTGAACCCGAGCGCCGTGGTGGAAGCGACAGGAGACATCTACGTGTTCGGCCGCCTGCTGGGCATCGCGCACGCGGGCGTGGGCGGCGATGAAACGGCGATCGTCGCGGCCGCAGAGTTTGCGCCGATGCAAATTCGCATCGCAGATGTGGTCAGCCGTGCCCCCCAGATGCGCGCGACGATGGAGTACGCCTATCTGGAAGGCCGAGAGATGCGCGTGGCGGAGATGAAATACTTTCTTCCGTGGCACAAACTCCGAAAACGTTCCGGTCGTGAAGAGCGAAGGTGA
- the mreD gene encoding rod shape-determining protein MreD, whose product MKAAIAFVTLWIGLILQATLFEIPPMDVIHPDFVLVILVLLALFRGANLAMVFGIAIGLIQDVCYGPFIGLNAFAYGLTAYIAAAVFSQFMQKNLAIAFLTTMGLSFVHSWLTYGFMRLFELTSDSIQYALSASLQAMIVNGVVALALYPVYRAWFTRPRRRRYDSLHAADSP is encoded by the coding sequence GTGAAGGCCGCGATCGCGTTCGTGACCCTATGGATCGGCCTGATTCTCCAGGCCACGCTGTTCGAGATTCCGCCGATGGACGTCATTCATCCGGATTTCGTGCTGGTGATCCTCGTACTACTCGCGCTGTTCCGGGGCGCGAACCTGGCGATGGTCTTCGGGATTGCGATTGGCCTCATCCAGGATGTCTGCTATGGGCCATTCATCGGACTGAACGCATTCGCGTACGGACTGACCGCCTATATCGCAGCGGCGGTCTTCAGTCAGTTCATGCAGAAGAATCTTGCCATCGCCTTCCTGACCACCATGGGTCTCAGCTTTGTGCATTCGTGGTTGACCTACGGTTTCATGCGCTTGTTCGAATTGACCAGCGACTCCATCCAGTACGCGCTGTCTGCGTCGCTGCAGGCGATGATCGTAAACGGTGTGGTGGCGCTCGCCCTGTATCCGGTGTACAGAGCTTGGTTCACCCGCCCTCGACGGCGCAGATACGATTCTTTGCACGCTGCGGATTCGCCCTGA
- the mreC gene encoding rod shape-determining protein MreC, whose amino-acid sequence MSRYLTSRRLFLFLGSLIVLMIIAGLTLSQTGRRATFPERVLMDIQSAVSGIVYRPVSKLTGFFAGLSNLRQMYEENAALKQEMENYQALRAELADAQAENQRLETMLHFYRRTVNQLHEIPAVVVGREPSEWNSALTIDVGSANGVQPNMAVVAPDGSLVGRVDTVSAHSARVVLITDTELGDGVSALVEASHMQPFGVVTGSTTSPGELNLDFLGQIIQLPSSQLVGDEVVTSGLGDVFPRGLVIGTITKVIYGAHNTAKSAIVQPAAQMDFLQDVFVVREQGSSP is encoded by the coding sequence GTGTCCCGATATTTGACGAGTCGCCGGCTGTTCCTGTTCCTCGGCAGCCTCATTGTCCTCATGATCATCGCGGGACTGACGCTGTCGCAGACGGGACGCCGCGCGACCTTTCCAGAGCGCGTGTTGATGGACATCCAGAGCGCCGTGTCCGGAATCGTGTATCGGCCTGTGAGCAAGCTGACGGGGTTTTTTGCGGGTCTGTCGAATCTTCGCCAAATGTACGAAGAGAACGCGGCGCTGAAACAGGAGATGGAGAATTACCAAGCCCTGCGCGCCGAACTCGCGGATGCTCAAGCGGAGAATCAGCGCCTGGAGACCATGCTCCATTTCTATCGCCGCACGGTCAACCAGCTGCATGAGATTCCGGCTGTGGTGGTGGGACGCGAGCCGTCAGAATGGAACTCGGCCCTCACCATCGACGTGGGCAGCGCGAACGGCGTGCAGCCGAACATGGCCGTGGTGGCACCGGACGGGAGTCTCGTTGGGCGCGTGGACACGGTGAGCGCGCACAGCGCCAGGGTGGTGCTCATCACCGACACAGAACTGGGAGATGGCGTCTCCGCCCTCGTTGAGGCGAGCCACATGCAGCCGTTCGGCGTGGTCACCGGGTCCACCACGAGCCCAGGTGAGCTCAACCTGGACTTCCTCGGCCAGATCATTCAATTGCCTTCCTCTCAACTGGTGGGCGATGAAGTCGTGACATCGGGGCTCGGCGACGTCTTCCCCCGGGGGCTCGTGATTGGCACCATCACGAAGGTGATCTACGGGGCGCACAACACCGCCAAATCTGCGATCGTCCAGCCCGCAGCTCAGATGGACTTCTTGCAGGACGTATTCGTCGTGCGGGAACAGGGGAGTTCACCGTGA
- a CDS encoding rod shape-determining protein, whose translation MFSVRDMGVDLGTANTLVYVKGKGIVVREPSVVAIRTDTGSIEAVGAEAKQMIGRTPGNIVAVRPMKDGVIADFQTTSAMLRHFIRQAMKTKSSWSGKPRVMISVPSGITAVERRAVEDAALEAGAKDAQVIEEPMAAAIGAGLPVGEPTGSMVVDIGGGTTEVAIISLGGIVTSKSIRVAGDEMDEAIIQYVKKTYNLMIGERTAEDLKIQIGAADDLDEERSMEIRGRDLLTGLPRNVTITSKEISEALSDTVLAIVDAVKVTLEKSPPELAADIMDRGIVLTGGGALLRNLDKRLARETGMPVLVAENPLDCVAIGTGKALDNYDVYRKRSAAMRRAQGRA comes from the coding sequence ATGTTTTCCGTAAGGGATATGGGTGTTGATTTGGGTACGGCGAACACGCTGGTCTACGTGAAGGGCAAGGGCATTGTGGTCCGCGAGCCTTCGGTCGTCGCCATTCGCACGGACACCGGCAGCATTGAGGCCGTGGGCGCCGAGGCGAAGCAGATGATCGGGCGCACGCCGGGCAACATCGTGGCGGTCCGGCCCATGAAGGACGGCGTGATCGCCGATTTTCAGACCACGTCGGCCATGCTGCGCCACTTCATCCGCCAGGCGATGAAGACGAAATCGTCGTGGTCCGGGAAACCCCGCGTGATGATCAGCGTTCCGTCCGGCATCACCGCCGTGGAGCGGCGCGCTGTCGAAGATGCGGCTCTCGAGGCCGGCGCCAAGGACGCGCAGGTCATTGAGGAGCCGATGGCTGCCGCCATCGGTGCCGGGCTGCCGGTCGGTGAGCCGACGGGCTCGATGGTGGTGGATATCGGCGGCGGCACGACGGAAGTGGCCATCATCTCCCTCGGCGGCATTGTCACGTCGAAGTCGATTCGCGTGGCAGGCGACGAGATGGACGAGGCCATCATCCAGTACGTGAAGAAGACGTACAATCTGATGATCGGGGAGCGAACGGCCGAGGACCTCAAGATTCAGATTGGGGCAGCCGACGATCTCGACGAGGAGCGTTCGATGGAAATCCGCGGCCGAGATCTGTTGACCGGGTTGCCTCGGAACGTGACCATCACGTCGAAGGAAATCAGCGAAGCGCTGTCCGACACCGTGCTCGCCATCGTGGACGCGGTGAAAGTGACGCTGGAGAAGTCCCCGCCGGAGTTGGCTGCCGATATCATGGACCGCGGCATCGTCCTCACGGGCGGCGGAGCGCTGCTTCGCAACCTCGACAAGCGGCTGGCCCGGGAGACGGGCATGCCGGTCCTCGTCGCGGAGAACCCGCTCGATTGCGTGGCCATCGGTACGGGGAAGGCACTGGATAATTATGACGTGTACCGCAAACGCTCGGCCGCCATGCGGCGCGCCCAAGGCAGGGCGTAA
- the radC gene encoding RadC family protein: MDVDWDVCVASELEDGPRERLMRLGPSALRVDELLACIMQSGNGKQNVYEIAQSLCRHLGDLDRLADLEVAELLSVPGIGPAKAVQIAAAVELGRRVARKPPGEKRQIRTAEDAAKYVMDRLRYLKKEHFVTLLLDTKHRVLAEDTSSVGSLDASIVHPREIFRRAIRISASSILCIHNHPSGDPSPSPEDIAVTKRLVEAGRVLGIEVLDHIVIGDGRFVSLRAEGYLDSTS, translated from the coding sequence ATGGACGTGGACTGGGATGTTTGTGTTGCGTCGGAGTTGGAGGATGGACCGCGCGAGCGCCTGATGCGGCTCGGACCGAGCGCGCTGCGCGTGGACGAGCTTTTGGCCTGCATCATGCAGTCGGGCAACGGGAAGCAGAACGTGTACGAGATCGCGCAGTCGCTCTGTCGACATCTGGGCGATCTCGACAGGCTTGCGGATCTCGAGGTGGCGGAGCTGTTGAGCGTGCCCGGAATCGGGCCGGCGAAGGCCGTTCAAATCGCGGCGGCGGTCGAGTTGGGACGTCGCGTGGCCCGAAAGCCGCCGGGCGAAAAGCGGCAGATCCGCACCGCGGAAGACGCCGCAAAGTATGTCATGGACCGACTGAGGTATCTTAAAAAGGAACATTTTGTAACTCTTCTTTTGGACACGAAGCATCGAGTCCTGGCTGAAGATACGTCGTCCGTGGGCAGCCTGGATGCTTCTATCGTACATCCGCGCGAGATCTTTCGCCGCGCGATCCGCATCAGCGCTTCGAGCATCTTGTGCATACATAATCACCCCAGTGGCGACCCATCTCCTAGCCCTGAAGATATTGCGGTCACAAAGCGTCTCGTCGAGGCGGGGCGGGTGCTCGGCATCGAGGTGCTGGACCATATCGTGATTGGCGACGGGCGATTTGTCAGTTTGCGCGCGGAAGGGTATTTGGATTCTACTTCATGA
- a CDS encoding phospholipase C, producing MATSVALLTAMAPQALASDTVAPSANTATPIHHLVVIFDENVSFDHYFGTYPNAANPSGEPPFYAAPDTPSVNGLSGSLLTNNPNGANPQRLDRSKAVTPDMNHNYTPEQQAVDGGRMDNFINTVGRGNPIDLDYYDGNTVTALWYYAQHFALNDNAYCTQYGPSTPGAINLISGDTAGATVYSSNQTTGTAQVLQPGSKNFPTNAVTQNGVDIGDIDPYYDSASKGMTMAMSGKNIGDLLNAKGVTWGWFQGGFANPNAKDNNIAGTDETTDYSAHHEPFQYYASTANPNHLPPSSVSMIGRTDQANHQYDITDFFMALQNGNMPAVSFLKAPEYEDGHAGYSDPLDEQRWLVQTINLIEASPDWSSTAIIITYDDSDGWYDHVMPPLVNGSNDPAVDVLGGKPVLQNGTDRAGYGPRVPFLVISPYAKHNFVDNTLIDQTSVLKFIEQNWGLGSLGPASYDTLAGSLMNMFDWHLNNPPVFLDPTTGEPVTPDAQPQIVHGLTYLSLNHYAQNLDVILREAKGVARFSYQGHDVAIDERSGKVTVDGEPVHLKAPLIRSNGVWMVPVDEIDPLIGAQMHTYTAGNLTFYLFSPEDTD from the coding sequence TTGGCGACATCCGTGGCCTTGCTCACGGCGATGGCCCCGCAGGCGCTCGCCAGCGACACGGTCGCGCCGTCCGCCAACACGGCGACACCGATTCACCATCTGGTGGTCATCTTTGACGAGAACGTATCCTTCGACCACTACTTTGGTACGTATCCGAACGCCGCAAATCCCTCAGGCGAGCCGCCGTTCTACGCGGCGCCTGACACGCCGAGCGTCAACGGCCTTTCGGGCAGTTTGCTCACCAACAACCCGAATGGCGCGAATCCGCAGCGCCTGGATCGTTCGAAGGCCGTGACGCCGGACATGAACCACAACTACACGCCTGAGCAACAGGCGGTCGACGGCGGTCGCATGGACAATTTCATCAACACCGTGGGCCGGGGAAATCCAATCGATCTCGACTACTACGACGGCAACACGGTCACCGCGCTGTGGTACTACGCGCAGCACTTCGCGTTGAACGACAACGCGTACTGCACGCAGTACGGGCCGTCCACGCCAGGCGCCATCAACCTGATCTCGGGCGATACGGCAGGCGCGACGGTGTATTCGTCCAATCAGACGACGGGCACGGCGCAGGTGTTACAGCCGGGAAGCAAAAACTTCCCCACGAATGCCGTCACCCAGAATGGCGTGGATATCGGCGACATTGATCCCTACTACGACAGCGCCTCCAAGGGCATGACCATGGCCATGTCCGGCAAGAACATCGGGGACCTTCTGAACGCGAAGGGCGTCACGTGGGGCTGGTTCCAAGGCGGCTTCGCCAATCCCAACGCGAAGGACAACAACATCGCCGGCACCGACGAGACCACCGACTACAGCGCGCACCACGAACCGTTCCAGTATTATGCGTCCACCGCCAATCCCAATCACCTGCCACCGTCCAGCGTGTCGATGATCGGCCGGACGGACCAGGCGAACCATCAATATGACATCACGGACTTCTTCATGGCGCTTCAAAACGGAAACATGCCAGCCGTCAGTTTTCTGAAGGCGCCAGAATACGAGGACGGCCACGCAGGTTACTCCGATCCGCTCGACGAGCAGCGATGGTTGGTGCAGACCATCAACCTGATTGAGGCGTCGCCGGATTGGTCCTCGACCGCCATCATCATCACCTACGACGATTCGGACGGTTGGTACGATCATGTCATGCCTCCGCTCGTCAACGGTTCGAACGATCCGGCTGTCGACGTCCTCGGAGGCAAGCCGGTGCTGCAGAACGGCACGGACCGCGCGGGTTATGGCCCCCGCGTGCCCTTCCTGGTCATTTCGCCGTATGCAAAGCACAACTTCGTGGACAACACCCTGATCGATCAGACCTCCGTGCTCAAGTTCATCGAGCAAAACTGGGGACTCGGTTCGCTCGGGCCGGCGTCCTACGACACCCTGGCCGGATCGTTGATGAACATGTTCGACTGGCACCTGAACAATCCGCCCGTCTTTCTGGATCCCACGACGGGTGAGCCCGTGACACCGGACGCGCAGCCGCAGATCGTCCATGGTTTGACGTATCTGAGCTTGAACCACTACGCGCAGAACCTCGACGTCATTCTGCGCGAGGCGAAGGGTGTGGCCCGTTTCTCGTACCAAGGGCACGATGTCGCCATCGACGAGCGCTCCGGCAAAGTCACGGTCGACGGTGAACCGGTTCACCTGAAGGCGCCTCTGATTCGCTCGAACGGCGTGTGGATGGTGCCGGTGGACGAGATCGATCCGCTCATCGGGGCGCAGATGCACACGTACACCGCCGGGAATCTCACGTTCTATCTCTTCTCTCCAGAGGACACCGATTGA
- a CDS encoding 3D domain-containing protein produces the protein MRLPKSKAVVAAVAAAAMGFGGAGTAVASTYKTITVSDNGQRKVLRGFSTGTLEEFMEQHGVHIGKRDRVSPALDSSVVNNEIVTIESPKEVTLDVEGKTETVFTFAKTVGELLKGEHIELTPHDRMNVKATDAIRQGETIEIHSYVTETTTETQDIPFQTIRRTTIELLRGHVQYVTHGVKGLLQVQTTRVYRDGKCIATRVVKRIVREPIDAVVEVGTAEPKPVQATLATRSANPDPGLIREALTVVATAYVAGGTTATGVPAEPGVIAVDPRVIPLGSRVYIPGIGVCIAADTGSAIVGDRIDICMASLSQADAWGARTITIYVLG, from the coding sequence GTGCGTCTACCAAAGTCGAAAGCCGTGGTGGCGGCCGTGGCGGCTGCAGCCATGGGCTTTGGAGGTGCAGGCACGGCAGTCGCAAGCACCTACAAGACCATCACGGTGTCAGACAATGGGCAGCGCAAGGTGTTGCGTGGGTTTTCGACCGGAACCTTGGAAGAATTCATGGAGCAGCACGGAGTCCACATCGGAAAAAGGGACCGCGTCAGCCCGGCGCTCGATAGCTCAGTCGTTAATAACGAGATCGTGACCATCGAGAGTCCCAAGGAAGTGACCTTGGACGTCGAAGGGAAGACGGAAACGGTCTTTACATTCGCAAAGACCGTGGGAGAGCTCTTAAAGGGCGAACACATCGAGCTCACGCCGCACGATCGGATGAACGTCAAGGCGACCGACGCGATTCGGCAAGGCGAGACCATCGAGATTCACAGTTACGTGACGGAGACCACCACCGAGACGCAGGATATACCGTTTCAGACCATACGTCGCACCACGATTGAACTGCTTCGAGGGCATGTCCAGTACGTGACGCACGGTGTGAAAGGGTTGCTGCAAGTTCAGACGACGCGCGTCTATCGGGATGGCAAATGTATTGCCACGCGGGTGGTCAAACGGATCGTGCGGGAACCCATCGATGCGGTGGTCGAGGTTGGCACGGCCGAACCGAAGCCTGTGCAGGCGACGCTCGCCACGAGATCGGCCAATCCCGATCCGGGGCTCATCCGCGAAGCGTTGACGGTTGTGGCCACCGCGTATGTGGCGGGTGGCACGACCGCCACGGGTGTGCCGGCCGAACCGGGCGTCATCGCGGTGGATCCGCGCGTGATCCCGCTTGGATCGCGGGTGTACATTCCTGGGATCGGCGTGTGCATCGCCGCTGACACGGGATCGGCCATCGTGGGTGACCGGATCGACATTTGCATGGCCTCTCTCTCACAGGCGGACGCGTGGGGGGCTCGCACCATCACGATTTACGTTCTGGGGTAA